Genomic window (Thermostichus vulcanus str. 'Rupite'):
GGCATGGTGTAGCAGAGTACACGCCTCCACCCCATCCTGGGGGTAGAGGGCAATGCCAATACTGCAGGTGACAGCAATGGCATGACCTTGGCAACAGATGGGCTTCTGAAAAGTATCGAGAATCCGTTGGGCCAGACGCATGGCTACTATAGGGTTACCAATTTGGGGCAGCAACAGGGTAAACTCATCTCCTCCCCAGCGGGCTACCGTATCTCCCGAGCGAACACACTCCGTCAGGCGCTGGGCAACCCCCCGCAACAGATCATCTCCCACACTATGGCCAAAGGTATCGTTGATGTCTTTGAAGCGATCCAAATCCACAAAAAGGAGCGCCAGCATTTCATGGCGGTATTGCTTGAGGACTTGCTGCAATTGATCGCTGAACCGTTCGCGGTTAACCAATCCGGTTAGAGCATCATGATGAGCCCGAAACTCGATGTGGGCCAGGTTTTGCTTTTGGGCAGTAATGTCTTCCGAGATGCCTTCGTAACCGAGAATGTTCCCTTCGCCATCTTTCACCAAGCGGGCATTTTCTCGTACCCAAATGATCGAGCCATCCCGCCGTCGAATCTGATACTCGAAGCCGCGCACGGATCCCTGCTCATGCAACAGACGTACAAATTCTTCTCGCTGACTGGGATCCACATAAAGCTGAGTGCCGACATTCTTGACTTCCTGCATCAATGCTTCCGGGGAGTCGTAGCCACAGATTTGAGCCAGCGCCGGGTTGGCAGAAAGGTAGCGGCCTGCGGCATCGGTGAAGAAGATTCCCTCGACAGCATTTTCGAAAAAGTTGCGATAACGTTCTTCTGCTTGGCGAAGAGCTTCTTCCATCTGCCGACGTTCTGAGATTTCCAAGGCCAGGGATACCAAATCCGCCAGGGATCCGGCAAAGTTCTGTTCCTCTAACGTCCAGTGGCGGGGAAACCCGACGTGACCGTGACAGAGAATGCCCACCATCTGCCCTTCGAGTCGAATCGGGGCATCCAACATCGAGACGACCCCGATCCCAGTCAGGTAGGAATTGCGAAACTCAACCGTGCGGGGATCCTCAGCCACTTGGTCGGCAGCGATGGTGCGTTCTTGCTCCAAGGCATGAAAATAGCGGGGATAGTCTTTGGCCCAGATCTCCGCTCCCTGGGTGTGGGATCCCTCGGGGTTGTTCTGGTTGATCTCAAATTGATTGACGCAGCGAATGCTCGAGCGTTCCGGTGTGTAAAGCCAAACCCCCACCCGTTCTACTCGCAACGTATGGGCAGCCGTGGTACAAATCTCCCGCAAAGCCGCCTGTAGATCCCCTTGGTTGAGGGCCTTGTGACGGGTGAGGGCCATCAGAGCGCGATTTTGCTCCAATAACCGCTCTTGGCTGCGTTGCAAGGCCCATTCCACCTGTTTACGCTCGGTGATGTCCTGGCAGGAGCCGACAATTTGGCGAATCGGCTTTTCCCCTTCCAGGACGGGTGAGAGGGTCACAATCAAGATATGGGTTTGCTCTTGGTCTGGGGTACTGGCGGGATCCACTAAGCTCAGTTCGAAGCTGACCCGCCTGCGGTGTTTGATACAGTGTTGGGTGTGCAATTGTATCTGGGCTGCTGTGGAAGCGGTTAGACAAGACAGTAAGTCCTCCCCTTCAACCGGCCCGGAGAGGAGAAAGAACATCCTGCGAAAGGCAGGGTTACAGACAAGAAATCGGTAGCGCGGCTGGGAGGTGCCCTGACTTTCTCCTTCTGGGAGATGCTCCAGAATAAACAGTCCATCGCTCACACTTTCAAACAGGGTGCGTAGCATGGCTCGGCCCCGCTCCTGCATCGGACGACCCCGATACAGCACCTGTGGGTTCCACAGCTCGCTGGGTGCCAACGTGTCATAGACGCTGGGATCCTCACCGGGCCAGGTATTCGAAGTCTCACCCATAGGCCAGAAGCACCTGCTGTCTGCCTCATCAATGCTGAGGGAGAAGGAACCGCAGCAGCATGGCGTAGCGCAGACTACGATACAGCTTTATTTTCCAAGATTATCCTGTGGGGCTGTGTATTAGTTGACACAAAAACCTACAGATTCCCTTCAGCCCTAATCAGGGTTTGCCAGATATTTCCTTGAATCCACAAGGCTCGCAACCCCGTTCCTTTCCCCTCTTGAGTGGGGGGATCCCTGTGGCAGGATTGTGGGGTCGCTATCGTTTGTGGAGAGGGATCCCGGTGCGCTTGACCACACGGGCTACCTATAGCATCAGGGCACTGCTGGATTTGGCCATGCTCGGATCGGGGCAAACGGCTTCGGTACGGGCCATCGCCGAGCGACAACACATCCCGGCTCCCTATCTGGAAAAGCTGCTGATTGAGCTGCGTCAGGCGGGTTTGGTGCGTTCGCAGCGGGGGGCGCAAGGGGGGTATCAGTTGGCGCGGGCGCCACGCCGGATCCCATTGAGTGCCATTTTGACGGCGGTGGGAGAATCTCTGGATCCCGTGGCCAAAGAAGGTTCTGATGTCGAAGGAAAGTCCTCTGGTCAAGGCGGAGATCAGGCTTTGGAACGGCTGGACTGGGTTACAGAAGCCTTGTGGGAGCGGATTGCACGGCGGGTTCAACAGGTTTTAGACGAGACGACCTTGGAAGATCTCTACTTTGATGCCCGCAGTTGGCAGGCAGCCCAAGATCAGGAGAGTGGGTTTGTGGTCTGAATGGTTTTTCCCGGCTCAACGGACGGCCTGGGTTGTACTGGCTGCATCGCTGGGGCTGGACTATCTGCTGGCGGATCCCTGGGGTTGGCCACACCCAGTGCGAGTGATGGGGGCGGCGATCACGGTCGGGCAGCGGTGGATCCTCAAATACTGTCGCACGGCTCAAGCCCAGCGGTGGGGGGGGGCTGGACTGGCCTTGGTTTTGGTCATGGGATCCTACGGGGTGGGTTGGGGACTCATGGCTGTGGGCGATTGGATTCATCCTTGGGTCGGGATCCTGGTTCAGATCATTCTCCTGGCCAGTTGTTTGGGGGGGCGCAGCCTGCGGTTGGCGGCTTTGGAGGTGTTGGATCCCTTGGAGAAAGGGGATCTGCCGGGGGCTCGGCAACGGCTTAGCCGCTATGTGGGGCGGGATACCGAAAATTTATCGGCAGCAGAGATTTTACGGGCAGTCCTCGAAACGGTAGCGGAAAATACCCCGGATGGGGCAACCGCACCTTTGTTCTACGCTTTCTTGGGCGGGGCCCCCTTGGCACTGGCCTACAAAGCCGTCAGCACCCTGGACTCAATGGTGGGTTATCGTCGGGCTCCCTTTACTCACCTGGGCCTGGTCTCGGCCCGATGTGAAGATGGGTTGACCTGGTTGCCCTGTCGCTTAACGGTGCTGACGTTAGCGCTGCTCAGTCGGGATCCCTGCTCCTTCTGGGCCCGCTGTCGTCAAGATGCGCGGGCGGATCCCAGTCCCAATTCGGGATGGAGTGAGGCGGCCTTTGCCTGGAGGCTGGGGATCCAATTGGGGGGAACCAATGTTTACCAAGGGATCCCAAAAGAGAAACCCAAATTAGGGATCCCAGCTCGAGCTTTATCCCCGCAAGTGGTGCTGGAAAGCTTGGGGATCCTGCGACAGATTTTGCTGATCTGGGGAGGAGGAATGACAGGGATCTTGTTGATGCCGCACTTGCTCCCTCTGGTTTTGGGCTGAAGACTGTGGGGCTGATTCCCACGGATTACCACTGCAACCGTTGCCCGCGCGAGAGCAAGTAATTTTGCAACTCTGCCATTTTCCCTTGCGGCACAATCTCGGCGGGCGTCAAGCTGGGATCCTGGCTGTGCAACCAAGCCACCGTTAACCCTGCCGCCGAACCAATCGTCCATTCGCCGTAATGAACCCGGGTTGCCGCATTGACAATATGGCTAACGGCGATGCCTTTTCCTCCAATCAAGAGGTTATCGATCCTCTGAGGAATTAAGGCTTCTAAGGGAATGTAAATCGGATGGACGGAAAACTCGTTAATCGGAGCCGAACTGGCGGAAAAAGAGGGTTCCCAGTTGCGATACCGACAGCCGTGGATGTCAATGGCATAGTGAGTCACCCCCACCACCGTCGGCCTGAAATCGCGTCCACCTCTGGTGCCAATGCGAATATCCTGCTCTCGCATCATGAATTCCGACTGGCCGTAGGCAGCCCGTCCAAGAATGCGCCGCCCTTCGCGGATGTAGGGGTAAAGGCTGAGGCCGGAACGGGTGCCCATCAACGACTCTTCCCCAAACAGCAGCGACAGGGGATAGCCTGGCCGGCTTTGGGTTTCCATCAACCATTCGGCAAACAAGAGAGCGTGGTTCTCGCCATCTTTGATCGCTGAGACATCCAGCCCCCCCAACCAGTTGTGGCGTTGCCCCGACTGCAGCAGGCGTTCTTCTGTCAGGATCAGAGGCGGGTTCATGATTCCCCAATCGTTGCCGCGATTCCAGTTCACCATCGTCATATCTCCGGGAACAGGGGTGCCGTAAAAGGGATCCGTGCGCCCTTTGCTGACAATGCGGCGGTAGTTAAAAAAGCTCTGGCCACTAAAGGTGGGAAACCCTTCCATATCAAACTCGCGGCGGTGCTCGGCGCGGGAATAGCCTGGTTGCAGCTGGGCCAGTTCGGCTTTGGAGCGACCGCCATCGTCGTGAATGGCCATCACAAACGGAAAGGTAAAAGCTTGGGTACATTCCGGATTCGTCGCCGGCGCCCCGTTGGGTTCCCCCAGCAGTTCACGGCTTTCGGAACCGACGCGATAGGGGATCCCTGCCCAGCCCACCAGTTCTCCCGTATCGGTGGCATCAATAACCCACAATTGTCGGCCCGGCGGCGCCTGTAGGCGTACTGACCGTTTGGTAAAAACCTCTGTTTCCCCCCAGCCATACCAACTGTTCAGCTCGCGCCACAAGCGCCCTGGCGGCACAAAATTAGGATCCCGGGGTTGTCGTTGCACAGCATAAATGCTCTCGATCCGGGATCCATCGGTGCTAAAGGTGGCCCCCTTAAAGGCGGTCTGGGTAGCCCAGCGACTGTTGGGAGCATTTTGGGCCGCTTGTTCCAGCCAGGTCTCTACTGCTTTGACCCCAGCCTGGGGTGGAAAACATAACCCTCCCACCCAGCAACTGTTGATATCCGCTACGCGCGTTCCGGCAGGGATCCCGGTCCAGGCAGGTAGCTCGACTGGCTGACCTTCCAGTAGAGCTTTGAACTGCATCCAATGGCTGGAAAAATTGCCCCGTTGCCGCATCGGTAGCGATTCATCAATGGCCGATACTCCTTGTGATGTGATCTGCCCACCGAGCCAAGGGGTTAACTCGATCAAACAAGTTGGGATCCCGGCTCGCATGGCGTGACTGGCTGCTGCCACACCCCCCAGGGATCCGCCGACCACCACCAATTCACACTCCCAAATCTGATCGGGCTGAGGCTTCGGATCCAGCAGTGGCCAGCCCTGGGCCGTAAAGCGGGGTGGCTCAGGTGTGGCAGCCTCAGACGGGGGGAGGGATCCGGAGGACAGGGAGCTCACCTCCTGCCGGGACACACCCGCTACCCCCATTCCCCCCAAGAAGCCCAGCAAGGACAGCATTCCCAACCACAGCGGCACCCGTTCGCGTAAGCGGGACGAAGTCTTTTTTTGCCCACGCCCCAACCGCAGCGGAGCGCTTCCTTTGCCAGCCATGCTCACCTCGGTTTTGCCTCACACCCCAGGCCCTTCCCCACCGGATGTCTTTTTGACATCAACAGGAGAAATCCCCTTGAGAATAGCTGACAGAAGTAACCGTGGATCCCTTTTCGCTCTTTCCTATGGCCGAATTGCCACTGCTTTTCGAGCCTCGCTGCCTACACCCCGGGCTAGGTGTGGGAAGGGGCCGTACTTGCGGACAAAGGCATCAGCATCACCCAGGTGGGTCTGGCCTGGGAGAGTTCCCCTGGTAAACCCAGCAACAAGGACGTTTCCCCCTCTGTCTATAGCAATAGCGCGGACAACGTCATCCTCACTGCTTCCAAATTGTCGGGCTAAGAGTTCGTTGCCCTCGGAGTCGTACTTGCGCACAAAGGCGTCCCTTCTGCCAGAGTGGGCTTGGTCAGGGAGTGCTCCTTCGGTTTGACGCTCATCCCGCTAACGCTTTGCGTACAGCAGGAGATTCCCCGTTCACAGAGTCTTGACTAGACGTCCCAAAGGACACCCCCGCCAGAACCTCTCCAGGGGCATTTTCAGCACTGTGCGCCCCACAGCGCTTTTGTTCCCGATAGGATGCCGCACTCATAAATCTGTTCCGCAGAACCAACGCGCTGGCAATATCCCTAGGCATGGAGCAACCACAGGAGCATTCATGCCAACGTGTTGACAGCGTTTTGCGAACGGCTTCCCCACACTTAGGGCACTCCTGAGAGGTGCCCGCTGCCTGCTCCTTCACCACAGCCTTGCCACGTTTGAAGCCCACCCAGGGCAGCACCGAGTTAGTGCTCCGCACCGCTACGCGATCAGAAACTGACCGTGGCCGGCATCCAGCATGTGTTTGCCCAACATGCCGCGACTGAGGTTAATCAGGTTCAAGTCCTCAACCACAATCACATCAGCTTCATGACAAAGTTGGTGAGCTGCCTTGAAGTGGAAGTCTTTGCGGGTATTGGCAATCCGCTCATGCAGCCGTGCCACCTTGAGCTGAGCCTTTTTCCAGTTCGCCGACCCAAGCTGTTTCCGCTTCAGTCTGCGTTGCAGCGATTTAAGCTTGCGGTGCAGATCCACGAAAAACTTGGGGCGCTCTAGTTGAAGCCCATCTGAGGTGGAAAGAAAGTATTCCAGGCCCACATCTACGGCAACCACAGGCCCCACCAACGGTGGTGCTGGGATAGCAATATCCGCCTGAAAAGTGAGCAGGACGTAATAGCCAGAGGCCCGCTTGACCACCCTGGCTTGCTTGACCATGAAACCCTCTGGGTATGGCCGTGACTGACGAAGGGCGACCCACCCCAACCCAGGCAACTTAACTGCCCCATTGTTCAGGGGAGTCTTGCCCAGTTGAGGGAACGCAAACGACCGCATCTGTCCCGGCTTTTTGAACCGGGGGAACCCAGTCCCCAACTTTTTGCGACGGTCAAAGGCTTGGTCTAAGCGCCTCAAAACCTGCTGCAATGCCTGGGCATTGACAGAAGCTAGATCCTCATCAAGCCGCTTTGCCTCAGTCAGCCGTTGGCATTGCAGCTTAAAGCTGGGGTATGGCGCGTCTGCCGGGATGATGGACTCGCTACGCAGAGAGCAGGCATTGACCGGACATTTGCGAGAAGCCATCCAGTCTTTGCGCTCTCTCAGAGCATCATTCCAGACCCTACGGCATATCTCCAGATAGTGGTTGATCTGTTTGGCCTGCTGCTGAGTCGGTTTTAGCTTGTACTCATACGTCAAGTTCATCATAGGTGCAGTGTAACGTTTGGCTTAATCGTGCTCCGCACGACCCGGAGGGTCAACGTGCTCCGCACGACCCGGAGGGTCAACGTGCTCCGCACGACCCGGAGGGTCAACGCTTCACCCCCACCTAACCGCAAGCGGTATAGGCGGAGCACTGCGATGCTCTCCGGTAGCCCGAGACCAGGATGTTTCCCTGTTGATCCACTGCCATGGAAGTAGCCCAGTCATCATGGTGGGTTCCGAACTGCCGGGTCCAAAGAACTGAACTGAGATTGGCCGGATTTCGGGTTGGGGCGAAGTCCGAGGCGGGATTACTACGAGTCAAGATCCAAGCCACAGGGCATAATGGGCTAGCAACTTTTCAAGTAGGGATCCACAGCAGCATGGGACGGGCGAAGAAGGTGGTGTTGGCCTATTCGGGTGGGGTGGATACTTCGGTCTGTATCCCCTACCTGATTCACGAGTGGGGGGTGGAATCGGTGGTGACCTTGGCCGTGGACCTAGGGCAAGGGGCGGAACTGGACGCGATTCAAGCCAAAGCCCTGACCGCTGGGGCCGAACAATCCTTAGTGCGCGATGCCATTCGGGAACTGATCACCGACTACGCTTTCCCGGCCATTCAAGCCAATGCCCTCTACGAAAATCGCTATCCCCTCTCCACCGCGCTGGCCCGGCCCTTGATCGCCAAACTGTTGGTGGAAGTGGCGGAGGAAGTGGGCGCCGATGCGGTGGCCCACGGTTGCACCGGCAAAGGCAACGACCAAGTGCGTTTTGATCTGGCCATTACCGCCCTTAATCCAAAGCTGAAGGTGTTAGCGCCGGCCCGTGAATGGGGCATGACCCGCGAAGCAACCATTGCCTACGGGGAGCGGTTCGGGCTCCCTTCGCCGGTGAAAAAATCCAGCCCCTACAGCATCGATCTCAATATTTTGGGCCGCAGTGCCGAAGCCGGGATCCTAGAGGATGCCAACCTAGAACCACCGGAAGAAGTCTATGCCCTCACCAAATCGGTGCAGGATGCGCCAGCGGATCCCACCTACGTGGAGATTGAGTTTGAGCAAGGGATCCCTGTGGGCTTGGATGGCGAGCGGCTGGATCCGAAGATGCTGTTTGAACAGTTGAACCTTTTGGCAGGCGCCAATGGGGTCGGGCGCATCGACATGGTAGAAAATCGCCTTGTCGGAATTAAATCTCGTGAAATCTACGAGTGCCCCGCTCTGCTGGTGCTCATCCAGGCCCATCGTGAGTTGGAAAGCCTGACGTTGACCCGCGATGTTACCCATTACAAGTACGGCATTGAAACCACCTACAGCCAACTGGTTTACAACGGTCTCTGGTATTCTCCACTGCGGGATGCTTTGGATGGATTTATCCATGCCACCCAAAAAACCGTTACCGGCGTTGTGCGCATGCGCTTACATAAGGGACAAGCGGTGTGTGTGGGGCGTTCGTCTCCTTACTCCCTCTACAACGCTGAACTGGCCACTTATGGGGAAGGGGATCAGTTTGATCACAAGGCTGCTGAAGGCTTCATCTATATTTGGGGCCTGCCCACCCGCGTTTGGTCACAATCGCAACGGGGCTGAGGGGATCCCGTTTAGAATCTCACTGCACAACCGCGCCCACAGGTGCTCAGGATCCCAAGCCGACCTAAGCTTAGGATCCCTAACCTCATCTCAGAACTGCTTAATTAAGTCCCAGCTGTCCAAGAATTGCCATACTCGATTTGTTCTGGGGTGAGGCTGTCGATTTGGATCCCCATCGCCTTCAGTTTCAAAGCGGCGATCTCTTGATCCACCTCCACCGGGATCGGGTGCAGCCCAGGAGCCAAGTTCCCCTTGTTTTTGACCAGGTATTCACAACCGAGGGCTTGGTTGGCAAAGCTCATGTCCATGACACTGGCGGGGTGCCCTTCAGCAGCGGCTAGGTTGATCAAGCGACCCTCCCCCAAGACCACCACCGACTTGCCGGACTTGAGGCGAAACTCCTCCGTAAAGGGGCGTACCACCTGCCGTGAGGTCGTGCGTTCCTCCAAAGCCACCAAGTCAACTTCAATGTCGAAGTGGCCAGAGTTGCAGACCATGGCTCCATCTTTCATCCGGTCAAAATGCTCACCGCGAATCACATGCTTGTTGCCCGTGACGGTAATGAAGATATCCCCCAGGGGAGCAGCCTCACTCATGGGCATCACCCGGAAGCCATCCATCACCGCCTCCAGCGCCCGCACCGGGTTCACTTCCGTCACGATCACCTGGGATCCCATACCACGGGCCCGCATCGCTACCCCTTTGGCGCACCAGCCGTACCCAGCCACCACCACTGTTTTGCCGGCCAAGAGAATGTTGGTGCAGCGCAAAATGCCATCGAGGGTGGACTGGCCGGTACCGTAGCGGTTGTCGAAAAAGTGCTTGGTCTCCGCATCATTGACAGTCATAACCGGGAAGCTGAGCACCCCTGCTTTGAACATGGCCTTGAGGCGGACAATCCCTGTTGTGGTTTCCTCGGTGGTACCAATAATATCGGCCAGTTGCCCTTTGCGGTGCTGAACCAGCTCGGCAGTAACATCGCTGCCATCGTCAATAATGATGTTGGGGCGGTGATCCAGAGCAATCTGCACATGCCGATGGTAGGTGGCAACGTCTTCTCCCTTAATGGCAAAAACAGAAATGCCATAGTCTGAGACTAAACTAGCGGCCACATCATCTTGGGTGGAGAGGGGGTTGCTGGCAATGAGTACACTGTCAGCTCCGCCTGCTTGCAGGGCCAAGGCCAAGTTGGCGGTTTCGGTGGTGACATGGCAGCAGGCCACCAGGCGGATCCCGGCGAAGGGTTTTTCCTGGGCAAAACGCTCGCGGATTTGGGCCAACACCTGCATCTCCCGGGCCGCCCATTCGATACGCTGTTTACCAAGCGGGGCAAGGCCGAGGTCTTTCACCTCATGCTTGGGAAGAGACAGGGTAGCGGTGGTCATAGAGATCGACTCCCAATTAAGTTGAGTAGGGTGTAGAGATGTTCACAAACCTGACCTATTCTGCCACAGGGGATCCCGTTGCCGCGCTGGGCTTGGATGTAGGCAATCGCCGCATTGGCATAGCGGGATGTGATCGGATGGGTTTGCTGGTCACTGGATTGGGGGTGATTCAGCGACGCTCTCTCTCAGAAGATATTGCCCAAATTCAGTCTTGGATCCAGCGTCGTCAGGCCAACATCCTGGTGGTGGGGATGCCGCTGTTGGCGGATGGAACGGTTGGATCCCAGGCTCGTAAGGTGCAGCGGTTTGTGCGGGCTTTGCAAAAGGCTGTGGATCTGCCCATCGAAACGGTGAATGAATACCTCAGCACCGTCCAAGCGGAGTGGGATCTGCAGGCCGCTGGGATCCCGGCCAAAAGCCAGAAGCCCCTCATCGATCAACAGGCGGCAGCCGTGATTTTACAAACCTGGCTGGATCAGCGCCGTTCTCAACCGCCTCTGCCTGCCGACAGGACAGAGGGCCTCGATATTGCTCTCAGCTAGAGAGCTCTCTCCTAGCTTTTGCTCAATTGCTGAGCCACCAACTGCACAATCGCTTGGGCTGCCCCCGGTTTCCCCCCCAGTTGTTGCAGTTCGGCCTGCATCTGCCGACGGCGTTGGGGATCTTCGAGCAAAACTTGGGCCTGCTCTGCTACCTGCACTGGACGCAAATGCCCCCGCAACTCCGGCACCACCTCCCGCCCCGCCCAAATGTTCGGCCAAGCCAAGTGACCTAACCAGCCTAGGGCCAACCGATTGATCCAACGGGCCAACCCAGTGCCAATGCCGGGCAAATTCACCAATAGGCCCAGGATCCCATCCCAAGCTCGCATCGCTTCCAGCTTATTGGTGGGGATCACCACCACCATCGGTACCCCCAGTCGCGCCAGTTCCGCTGTATTGGCCCCAATGGTTGTTAGGCAGAGGTCGCAATTGGCCAAAACCGAATAGGCCGGAAAAGTCGTCCACAGTTGAATGGTGCTGCCAAAGGGGGTAATGAATTGTGCCCCCAAATTGGTTTGCTCTAGCGCACCCGATGTTCCATACACCAAGGCCATATCAGGGTTAAATTTGGGATGGGCATAGCCCGCCAAGGACTGAGGTGTTTGTCCAGGAGCCACGGGAATAACAAAGCGAATGTTGGGTAGCTGTTGGCGCAACTCATCGGCCACCGCCAGCATCATCGGCACCCCCAAAGAGAGTTTGGCGGGTTTGGAGCCCGGTAATAATCCCACCTGATAGTGAGTACGGCCCCCATCACTGAGGCGTTGCCAACCCCGCGGCAGCAATCCTTCTTGGGCAAAGCGATTTGGCACTGGCTCTGGCACGGTTCCCTCAGAGGGGACAGCTTCACTCAGAGCAGGAATTTGGGTTAGGGAAGAAAAACCAGCTGTAGGTTTAGAGGCAGCAGCAGGGGTCTGGGTGGAAAAAGATCTACTGCTGAGCCAACCGGAAACCGGCATCCCCGGCAAGTAGGTAGCACTGGCTACGCCATCTGCCATTAAATCCCCAACTACATGCATTTTGCTGGCCCAACAGTGACCCAATAACCATCCACCGTCATAACGTCGTTTGATCTCTTCCGTTCGCAGGGCAAAAGCATCCACCCAAGGCTGCCAACGGGGCTGATGCTCGGCATACACCACCAGCCGGTAACGCAGGCGCTGGGCAATCCAGATAGCAAAAAATTGATCGCCACCCAGGAAGAGCACCACTCCCCGTTTCGCCCAATCCCAGGCTTCTTCCGTTTGGCCGGTGAGCAAAAAAGCCAGAAAAAAATCGGGATCCTGTACCCGATCGATTTGAATAAACTCCTGTGCCATTTTGGCTTCTTGCCCGGAGGCGTGGGGACAGGGGGAGAGCACCAGGGAAAGACGAGCCTGAGGCAGTTGTTGGCGCAATTCCATCACAACCGGGCGTACCCAAGTGGTCAGCTCTCCGGGGCCGTTCGAGAGGATGAGGATGTCGTAGGGAGGCGCGCCACCGCTTAATAAAGCCATTAGGAGCTCAATTCCTCAGGTACAGCAATTGTATAGTGTGCTTCTGGCCTTGAGTTAATTCTGCTGTCCGGGATAGAGGGTTGGCTTGAAATCGGGATCCCTTCCCAGCCAAAACCCAAAGTTTGCAGATCCGGAATGGAACGAGCAAAAAATCGACCCTTGAGGCCATAGCTGAGCAACCCTAAGTACTCACGCAGGGCGGGTAGCGGGAAGCCGCGCGATGAGTAGGTCTCACTGATGATGGGAATCACCCGGATGCCAAAGCTGCGAAAGGTAAGCTCAGAACGCAACATGTGAATGTTATCGGTGATGAGAAGAATCGATTGCACCTGAGCCGGTTCTAGTAGGGCCAAGCTGAATTGGGCATTTTCTTCTGTTGTTTGGGAGCAGTCTTCTCCATTGAGATCACTTCTGGGAACCCCCAATGCCAACAGAGCCCTACCCATCGGCCCCGCATCTCCTGCGCCACTGACAAAGATGCGCGGAGCCCAGCCTGCTTGCCATAGACGATAAGCCTCTTCAACCCGCCCACTGGCCAAAGCTTCACCTCGGCCCAACACCACGATGGCATCAGCAGGAGCCAGTGCATCTCGAGGGATCCAAGTGGTCAGTCCCCAGGTGAGTATGCCGTTGCCCGCAGGGGTGAGCAGCACCAAGTAGAGCCAGAGGGGTAAACTGCTCAGGAACAATCCGAGGCGACGCCGCGCAGGAGGCACCAGCCAAACCACTGCCAAGACGATCAGCAGCAGCAAGGGCACCATCCCAAGGGGCTGAGTCAGCATTTGGCTGAGATTGGCTTTTAACCCCAACCAGGGCAATGGCTCCCGTTCACAGTGGTAGAGATCAAACATCGGGATCCCTCACCTCCACAACGTCAAGTTGACATCA
Coding sequences:
- a CDS encoding SBBP repeat-containing protein, translating into MAWILTRSNPASDFAPTRNPANLSSVLWTRQFGTHHDDWATSMAVDQQGNILVSGYRRASQCSAYTACG
- a CDS encoding Rrf2 family transcriptional regulator, translating into MRLTTRATYSIRALLDLAMLGSGQTASVRAIAERQHIPAPYLEKLLIELRQAGLVRSQRGAQGGYQLARAPRRIPLSAILTAVGESLDPVAKEGSDVEGKSSGQGGDQALERLDWVTEALWERIARRVQQVLDETTLEDLYFDARSWQAAQDQESGFVV
- a CDS encoding FAD-dependent oxidoreductase, translated to MAGKGSAPLRLGRGQKKTSSRLRERVPLWLGMLSLLGFLGGMGVAGVSRQEVSSLSSGSLPPSEAATPEPPRFTAQGWPLLDPKPQPDQIWECELVVVGGSLGGVAAASHAMRAGIPTCLIELTPWLGGQITSQGVSAIDESLPMRQRGNFSSHWMQFKALLEGQPVELPAWTGIPAGTRVADINSCWVGGLCFPPQAGVKAVETWLEQAAQNAPNSRWATQTAFKGATFSTDGSRIESIYAVQRQPRDPNFVPPGRLWRELNSWYGWGETEVFTKRSVRLQAPPGRQLWVIDATDTGELVGWAGIPYRVGSESRELLGEPNGAPATNPECTQAFTFPFVMAIHDDGGRSKAELAQLQPGYSRAEHRREFDMEGFPTFSGQSFFNYRRIVSKGRTDPFYGTPVPGDMTMVNWNRGNDWGIMNPPLILTEERLLQSGQRHNWLGGLDVSAIKDGENHALLFAEWLMETQSRPGYPLSLLFGEESLMGTRSGLSLYPYIREGRRILGRAAYGQSEFMMREQDIRIGTRGGRDFRPTVVGVTHYAIDIHGCRYRNWEPSFSASSAPINEFSVHPIYIPLEALIPQRIDNLLIGGKGIAVSHIVNAATRVHYGEWTIGSAAGLTVAWLHSQDPSLTPAEIVPQGKMAELQNYLLSRGQRLQW
- a CDS encoding RNA-guided endonuclease InsQ/TnpB family protein; protein product: MMNLTYEYKLKPTQQQAKQINHYLEICRRVWNDALRERKDWMASRKCPVNACSLRSESIIPADAPYPSFKLQCQRLTEAKRLDEDLASVNAQALQQVLRRLDQAFDRRKKLGTGFPRFKKPGQMRSFAFPQLGKTPLNNGAVKLPGLGWVALRQSRPYPEGFMVKQARVVKRASGYYVLLTFQADIAIPAPPLVGPVVAVDVGLEYFLSTSDGLQLERPKFFVDLHRKLKSLQRRLKRKQLGSANWKKAQLKVARLHERIANTRKDFHFKAAHQLCHEADVIVVEDLNLINLSRGMLGKHMLDAGHGQFLIA
- a CDS encoding diguanylate cyclase domain-containing protein, which codes for MGETSNTWPGEDPSVYDTLAPSELWNPQVLYRGRPMQERGRAMLRTLFESVSDGLFILEHLPEGESQGTSQPRYRFLVCNPAFRRMFFLLSGPVEGEDLLSCLTASTAAQIQLHTQHCIKHRRRVSFELSLVDPASTPDQEQTHILIVTLSPVLEGEKPIRQIVGSCQDITERKQVEWALQRSQERLLEQNRALMALTRHKALNQGDLQAALREICTTAAHTLRVERVGVWLYTPERSSIRCVNQFEINQNNPEGSHTQGAEIWAKDYPRYFHALEQERTIAADQVAEDPRTVEFRNSYLTGIGVVSMLDAPIRLEGQMVGILCHGHVGFPRHWTLEEQNFAGSLADLVSLALEISERRQMEEALRQAEERYRNFFENAVEGIFFTDAAGRYLSANPALAQICGYDSPEALMQEVKNVGTQLYVDPSQREEFVRLLHEQGSVRGFEYQIRRRDGSIIWVRENARLVKDGEGNILGYEGISEDITAQKQNLAHIEFRAHHDALTGLVNRERFSDQLQQVLKQYRHEMLALLFVDLDRFKDINDTFGHSVGDDLLRGVAQRLTECVRSGDTVARWGGDEFTLLLPQIGNPIVAMRLAQRILDTFQKPICCQGHAIAVTCSIGIALYPQDGVEACTLLHHADLALYRVKENSRNGFQLYSPINEIPTTVRSTIL
- the cbiB gene encoding adenosylcobinamide-phosphate synthase CbiB, producing the protein MWSEWFFPAQRTAWVVLAASLGLDYLLADPWGWPHPVRVMGAAITVGQRWILKYCRTAQAQRWGGAGLALVLVMGSYGVGWGLMAVGDWIHPWVGILVQIILLASCLGGRSLRLAALEVLDPLEKGDLPGARQRLSRYVGRDTENLSAAEILRAVLETVAENTPDGATAPLFYAFLGGAPLALAYKAVSTLDSMVGYRRAPFTHLGLVSARCEDGLTWLPCRLTVLTLALLSRDPCSFWARCRQDARADPSPNSGWSEAAFAWRLGIQLGGTNVYQGIPKEKPKLGIPARALSPQVVLESLGILRQILLIWGGGMTGILLMPHLLPLVLG
- a CDS encoding zinc ribbon domain-containing protein — encoded protein: MRSTNSVLPWVGFKRGKAVVKEQAAGTSQECPKCGEAVRKTLSTRWHECSCGCSMPRDIASALVLRNRFMSAASYREQKRCGAHSAENAPGEVLAGVSFGTSSQDSVNGESPAVRKALAG